The Mangrovibacterium diazotrophicum DNA window AATCGTTCGGCATTCCAAAGAGATTCAGAAAATAGAAAGCCGGAACGCCCTGGAGCGACAACATGATCGTCTGAGACATCAGAAAACGTCGTACCTGAAACTGGTCTTCACCGTCTTTTGTGCCTTTCAACGCATCAAAGTAGGTCACATTTATTTCGTAAGGCACGTGCTTGTCACCCAATTGGCGGGTTGTCACACGGGCTCCAAATTCCTTCAGTTTCTCAATCATTGGCAGCTTTTCCTCGTCGGGCATGATACCTTCCAGCGGGCGCACACCAATACCATCGTGCGACGAGGTAAAATTGAGGTAGGTTGTGCCACGACGGGGATCACTCAACTCCCTTGCCCAATTGGTAAAGTACGAACCATTACCGGTGTGCAGCGCATGCAAAACCAGCGGTGGCAGCGCAAATTGATAGATCAGGTGCGCCTCGTCGCCCAAACCGAAATAGGTAATATTTTCGCGATGCGGCACATTTGTTTCTGTCAGCAGCAAGGCTCCCGGATAGCAATAGTCCATCACATCGCGGAAAAGGCAAACAATCTCGTGCGTTTCGTGCTCGTGCATGCAGGCTGTTCCTGAAGTCTTCCACAAAAAGGCAATCGCATCCAGACGAATCACCTGAATTCCCTTTGCCATATAAAAAAGAAACACGTTCAGCATTTCTTTCAGTACTTCGGGGTTGGCATAATTCAGATCGACCTGATCGGCGCTGAAGGTCGTCCAAACATTCTTCGGACCGTCAGCAGTATCGACCGGCGTTAGCAGCGGACTACTACGAGGACGAATGACTTTGGATGTGTCGAAATCGTCGTCCGGAACGAAAAAATAATCTTTCCCCGGGGCTTTGCCTTCCTTAAACTCGTTGAACCAAACGCCAATACTGCTGGCATGATTGGCCACCAAATCCGCCATCAGGATGAAATCATGCTCCAACCTTTCCACGTCGTCCCAACTTCCAAGTTCCGGGTTGACGGCATAAAAGTCCATCACCGAAAAACCGTCGTCACTGCTGTACGGGAAGAAGGGCAAAATGTGAATCGTCGAAATCATTCCTTTCAACTTATCCATGGCAAAACGCCGCAACGTTTCCAAAGGCGCTTCACCTTCCTGTTTAATCATGTCTCCATAAGTGATCAGGAAAACCTGTTTCTCGTCCCAGCCCGGGCGTTTGCGCGGAGTTTTGTTTTTGCGCTCATCAATAAAGTCGCATAAATCATCAATCCATTCGTCGGAAAGCGTTTTTCTGTAAACCCGGTTTAACCGGGCTCTTATTTTCGATTTGGTACGAATATCCATATGTCAGTTCAAATTTTTAAGTTTCGAGTTCCAAGTTAAGTGCTGTTCCGGAACTCGCGACAAATATGATTGTCAGACCTCGCTGTTATCCAACTCAACAATCTCGTTGAACTGATCCAGCACATCCGGTATCGCGTCAATGACACGTTTCCACGACGGGATGAACGGAACGAGATCCGGATTATCCAGAAAATCGATCCCGGCCCGGTAAATATTTTGGGCAAACATGTCCACCGACTGTTCTTCCTTGTGTCGGTCCATGCTCAGTCCGTTGATTGAAGCATCGGCCGCATATTGTTCTACCATGTCCAGGGCCATGCGCAGGTAAACAGCTTTCACGGTGCGAACCGTTCCTTTGCTGAAAACAGAACCTTGTGTGGCTAGTTTGGCAAAAATACTGCGGGCAATATCGAAGCTCATCTTCGACAAGCCTCGTGTTGGGTCATTATTAGATTCCTCCTGGTGTTTGTGATCGTAAGCATCGGCAATCTCCACCTGGCAAATGCGATTGATAGCATTGTTCCGTTGCACTTCGGAAAGAATACCCACTTCGAGTCCCCAGTCGGAAGGAATGCGGACCGTTTTCATAATATCAGCACGCATCGAAAACTCACCTGCTAAAATATACCGGAAGTGATCCAGAAAATCGAGGTAATCGTTCGCCGGGAAAACCTTTTTTAGCGAGCGAATCAACGGCGTAACCATCAAGCGGGTCACGCGGCCATTCAGCTTTTTGCCGTCCGAGCGGTAATAATAACCCTTACAAAATTTATAGTTGAAGGTCGGGTCTGCCACCGGGTAAAGCAAGCGAGCGAGCATTTCCCGTTCGTAAGTAATCACATCGGCATCGTGCAGCGCAAGAGCTTCCGAACGCCCTGAGGCAATCATATAACCAAAGCACAACCAAACGTTTCGCCCTTTGCCTGGGTCGCCGATAAAAATCTTTTTTTCTTCAAACATCTTCCGAAGTTTCATCATGCGCGGGCCATCGTTCCACAAAACCCGGCAACGACAAGTCGTTGTGTTCAGGCCTGCGAAATACTCTTTCGCGTGCTGGTATTGTTTCTTGTTAGCCTGATCCAAACCAATGGTTATCTCTGTCAAATAGGGTACTTGCTGCAGGGTTTCAACAATGTGTTTCAACGCCGGTTTCTCCAGCTCGGTGTACAAAGCCGGGATAATCAATCCCATTTTTCGTTTTTTGGAGTACTTTACCAGCCGTTCCTCCAGGTATTCAAGGGTTGAATAATTGAGGTTGTGCAGGGTGGTGATACTACCGTTTTGATGAAAATCGCCCATGGTTGGTTTTATTTAGGTTAACGTTTATACAATTTCTAAAAGCTGCGAAAGCTCTGTGATGACATAGTCAGGTTTGGTTTTCGAAGCGTGAGGATGATCCTTCCGCAAACGGTAAGCGCGCATGTCGCCGGCATAAAAGCAGGTTTTAAAACCAACTTGTTGCGAGGCGTACATATCTTTCAGCATATCGTTGCCTACATACAAAACGTCAGATGGCTTCAGTCCTCTTTTTGCCAGTGGCTCAACCAACGCTTCGTAAACGGCGGTGTCGGGTTTTCCTTTCAACATTTTATAACTAAAAACAGAAAGGTCGCGTTCAAATCCGTCCAAGAATTCTTCCCCATGGATTTTACCTGAGAAGAAATAATTCATCATCACCGGTGTGTAAAACTGGGCGTTCGAAACAATTCCGAGTGGATATCCTTTTGCCTTCAACGCATCAATTGTCTCCGTCATTTTAGGCATTGGCCACACCTGGTTACTGCTCAATTCAAAAATAAAAGTGAAAAGTTTCAAATCCGCGTTGTCGATTCCTTTTATCAAGCCGCGGTCTTCGGCCCGGGTTAGTGTTTTGCGCCAAATCTCAACAATATTCAGCTCGGGAAAAGGAATTCCTGACGCCTTGGCATCTTCTTTTCCCTGGATAACTTCTTCTTCAAACAACATGTGAATCGTCATCAAGCCTGAATCGGGGACCAGAATCTCAAATCCCGAAGCATCCAATGAACGCCGGAACATGGACGCATCATAGCCGGCCTGCATAATGTCGCCGGAAGCCGAAATAATGAGGGTTCCGTATATGTCGAAAATAACAGCTTTAATACTTTCGTCCCGTTTAAAGGAAGGCACTGCCCCGGTGGGGATCAGCTCCATGGGTTCGATTTGCTTTAGAAAGGGTTCAAGATGATCGAGATACGCTAGCGTCATAACGGTGTCAAAAATTGTGATTCTGCAGTTGAATCGATTTGAAAATGGAAAAGAACTTATGCTTTTCGTATAGTGCGTTCTCAATATATCAAAATCCAGCGAATTTCTACAGGCTAAAACGTCCCTAGCCCGCATTTGTGGCGAAAAATTAACAGTTACAAGACGCGCTTAATGGTCGAATTTGACATCTCAAAGCAGCTACATTAACTGTTTCCCAGGCTCAAATCTGAAGCAAATATTACCTCTTCTCCGCGTTCCGGACATTATCGGCCTTATGAAAAAAAGACCCGGATGTTCTTTTTATTTTTGCCGGCGAAAGGAAAAACAATTCAATGGACGTTCAGAAAAATTCGCGACTCTACCTACTGTTAGTCATGGGTATGCTTTCAGCTTTTGGCCCTTTTGTAACCGACTTTTATCTCCCGGGCTTTCCGTCAATCACCGACTATTTCAAAACCTCTGCTTCGATGGTTCAGTTGAGCCTGACATCGAGTATGCTCGGACTCGGCCTAGGGCAACTCTTTGTTGGTCCACTGAGTGACAAGTACGGACGCAAACCGGCCATCCTCGGATCGCTGGTATTATTCCTGCTGTCAACCGTTGCCTGTATCTTTTCGCCAACAATCGAGCTCTTCATCGTCTTTCGATTCATCCAGGGTATAGCTGGTTCGGGTGGTGTGGTTGTTTCCAAGTCAGTTGCTGCCGACCTCTACAAAGGCAAAGACCTGACTGCCTTTTTCTCGATGCTGATGGTCGTTAATGGACTGGGACCGATTGCCGCTCCGGTTTTCGGTGGTATTACCATCAAATTCACCAACTGGCAGGGAATTTTTGTTGTTTTGCTGGCCCTAGGGGTCATCCTGCTTATTTCAAACCTGTATTTAAAGGAATCACTTCTGCCTGAGAAACGAGCTAAGGGTAACATTTTCGCTACCTTCCGAAACTTCGGTCCAATACTCCGGAACAAACAGTTTATGCTCTACGTGTTAAGCCAAACCACAGCCGTTGGTTTCCTGTTCGGATACATTGCCTCGTCGCCTTTCATCTTCCAGAATCACTACCAATTGGGACCGATTGGCTACGCGCTTTGTTTTGCAGTTAACTCGCTTGGGGTAATGCTGGGCAGCCGGATTGCGACGTTCTTCCGTCTTCAAAAATCGTTGATAATTGGCGGAATAAGCCTTTTCGTTTTAGGCTGTTTACTGGCAACCATTTTATTTTTAGAAGGTGGGCTGATCGTTTTCGAGCTTGCTATTTTCGCTCAAATGACCGCCTTAGGAATTATTCTTCCAACAACGTCGTCATTGGCTTTGGACATCGAACGCAAAAATAGCGGCGCAGCTTCCGCCATCCTGGGATTTCTACCTTTCCTGTCCGGAAGTATCGTTTCTCCATTGGTTGGATTGGGAAATATACTGACCTCTACAGCACTGGTGATTTTTGTGAGTTGCCTGCTTTCTCTCGTATTTACCATGGTGGCTATTCGCAACAGCCGGGCAAACGAAGTATAGCGTTTTATAAAACTCCTGATCCATTCGATACAGAACATTCCTAGTTTTTCATAATTAAAACCAGTCGAATTAGCCCCGAATTGAAGCTTCATCGTCAACAATGCATTGACCGACACTATTCATGAAAATCCGGGTTGCGAAAAACCCAAAATCATACTAAACAATAATGTGATTTCTGCACGTGACAACGGAGTGTTAAGAAAGCTTAAAGCCTGATTTTCAAGGCACAACAAATTGAAAGATCGCCTACTTTTGGATCAGAAAAACCAAAAATGCGAAACGAATGACAATCCGCAGGCAACTAAAATTCAAACTGACGACGGCTGCAATCCTGGCTATTCTTTTAATTGGCCCGGCATGCAGCAGCTCAAAAAAAACACGACAAAACGGCAATAACGAACAAACGGCAATGAATCAACCGGACATGGCCAACCGGGGAGATATGCCTCCCGGACCTCCTCCAAACGGTGATCAACCCAACGGAACACCTCCGGGACCACCTCCGAACGGACAAAAGCCAAACGGAACACCACCCGGACCTCCTCCGGATGGAAAAGGACCTCAGGGAATGCCACCGGGAGGGATGAATGAGCAATTTGACAACTCCCTGATAAAATACGCCGTCCTTGCCGACAAGGGAAAAACCACCAAAAGCGGAGAAACCATAACCGCTAAAGACGAAAATCAATCAGCGGTTTATGCCGACAACAAAGCTACAGCGACGCTCAGCCACAACCGGATCACAACCTCCGGCAACACCACATCCAACGATTTGAGTAGCTTTCAAGGCCTTAACGCAGCTGTTCTTGGTCGCGACGAAAGTGTCATCAAAATGGATCACAACACGATTACCACGAGTGGCAAAGGAGCCAACGCGATTTTCGCTTACGGCAAAAGCACCATCTACACCGATAGCGACATTATTGACTGCACAGACGGTGGAGCTCACGGGATTATGGCGAGCGGAGGAGGTACCATCGTTGCTACCAATGTGCAAATGATCACCAGGGGAGCCAACTCGGGAGCTGTTGCGACCGACCGCGGCAGTGGCACGATTACCGTTGACGGCGGAACAATTAAAACCACCGGACCGGATTCTCCCGGAGTCTACTCCACCGGAAAGATAACAGTGTCGAATGCCGAAGTTTCTTCAACAGGTGCGGAGGTTGCGGTTATCGAAGGCTCCAACTCGATTGTCCTCAACAACTGTCAACTCGAGTACAGCTTCCAAAACAAATGGGGTGTGATGATCTACCAGAGCTTCTCGGGTGATGCCGAAGGCGTGGATGGTCACTTTGAAGTGAATGGCGGCAAACTGACTAGCACCGACAAGAAAGGTCCGCTGTTTTTCGTGACGAACTCGAACGCCAATATTTACATCAACCAGGCAAAAGTTGAAACTGCTTCGGGCATCTTGCTGAACGCAGCAGCTACCAACCGCTGGGGGCACGAAGGATCAAACGGTGGTAAAGCACATTTGATGGCAAAAAAACAAGTACTGCAAGGCGACTTCGTTGCCGACAAAAACAGCACAATCGAACTCGATCTGGAAACCGGGTCCAAACTGGAAGGAAAAATCAACGCGGAAAATTCGGCGCAAAATGTAGCGGTGAAAATTGATGACAGCTCCAACTGGTCACTCACCGGCGACTCATACGTCAATCAAATTGAAGTATCTGTCATTAGCGGAAAAATTGAAAATATTAGCGGAAACGGCCACAACATCTACTATGCCACAGCCGATTGCCCAAGCTTACGCGGCAAAACATACCAACTAAAAAACGGTGGTTCTCTGATACCTCGATAGCAAACACGTCACCCTTCGATTTATGAGCCATTAGGAGTTCCTTCGGGAATTCCGGATGGCTCTTTTTTATGCCTTTCGATTGCGAACCGGGCTCAATTCCGGCTTCAACTCTGAATTATCTTCTGTCTCAGCCGAGTTATCGCGTGCCTTACTTTGAGTCACAATGTACACGCCGACAAACACTAAAACAATGGCCAGGCCTTTGCGCCATCCAAAGGTGTCGAGCTGCCAGAAGACGGCCGCAAACGAAGCCACCACCGGTTGCACGTTGTTGTACATGGTTGCCACCGTCGGGCGCAAAAACTTTTGCCCAATGGGGATCATGAGGTAAGAGAAGAAGGTTGCACCGAATACGACGAAAGCAATATCTCCCAGGATGCTGGTCGGTACCGCGCTGAAATCAGTCGCCGTAAGCTGGTTAAAGTTGAACGGCAAATAGATCATTGCCGCAAACAGGAACATCCACTTCATTTGGGTAATCGGATGGTATTTACTGACTGAATTTTTGAAAAGCACAAAATAGCTGGCATAACTCACCTGTGAAAACAAGCAAAGACCAATCCCCATCAAACTCTGTGTTGCATTGACGGCGCCACCGGCAGCTGTACTACTCAAAATCAACAACAAAGCCCCCGACGCCCCAACCACAATCCCGGTGAACTTCGTCCAGGTAATCGGTTCTTTCAAATAAATGGCGGCAATAATCATGGTGACAATGGGCAGCGTGGTAGTCACGATTGACGCGTTGATCGGCGAAGTCAGCGATACCCCGAAGATGAATACGCCCTGGTTTAAAATAATTCCCAGCAGCGCAGCAATGGCTAACAATTTCAAATCAGCCAACGGCACTCGTTCACGCTTCACAAAAAGTGAAGCAATCCAAAATGCCACCGCAGCACCAATTACCCGGAACGATACCAACATCCACGGATTAATGGCCGGATTACCCATCGCCAGTTTCGATAAGGGCGCCATCAGTCCCCACGCAATATTCGCTGCAATCATCGCAGCATGTCCCTTCAGCTTATCCTGATTCATTCAACTAAATTTGGGCAAAAGTACATGTTCTGCCTTAGCTGAATACTGCCTTAGGGTGAAGCAATTGTTAATTCATCGAAACCGGCATCCAACCACCTAATACAAACGATGGTGTTGAATAATTTGTAATCAACGCTTCGTCTTTCGGCAAGTTCAACTGCTTGGAATAAACCGCGCGTTGCGAAACATCCGCAGGGGAACC harbors:
- a CDS encoding sugar phosphorylase; protein product: MDIRTKSKIRARLNRVYRKTLSDEWIDDLCDFIDERKNKTPRKRPGWDEKQVFLITYGDMIKQEGEAPLETLRRFAMDKLKGMISTIHILPFFPYSSDDGFSVMDFYAVNPELGSWDDVERLEHDFILMADLVANHASSIGVWFNEFKEGKAPGKDYFFVPDDDFDTSKVIRPRSSPLLTPVDTADGPKNVWTTFSADQVDLNYANPEVLKEMLNVFLFYMAKGIQVIRLDAIAFLWKTSGTACMHEHETHEIVCLFRDVMDYCYPGALLLTETNVPHRENITYFGLGDEAHLIYQFALPPLVLHALHTGNGSYFTNWARELSDPRRGTTYLNFTSSHDGIGVRPLEGIMPDEEKLPMIEKLKEFGARVTTRQLGDKHVPYEINVTYFDALKGTKDGEDQFQVRRFLMSQTIMLSLQGVPAFYFLNLFGMPNDYSGVEKTGVNRSINRHKFTLGELNGLLENYPEHADILKELNKRTGIRRSMVAFSPETQQIVIDLGNQFFCVLRKTDRMEESIVCLYNLTNKRQTVMLPAGLTEFCRDMLTWELVDPDHIEMRPYQCYWLRTRFVL
- a CDS encoding glycosyltransferase family protein — protein: MGDFHQNGSITTLHNLNYSTLEYLEERLVKYSKKRKMGLIIPALYTELEKPALKHIVETLQQVPYLTEITIGLDQANKKQYQHAKEYFAGLNTTTCRCRVLWNDGPRMMKLRKMFEEKKIFIGDPGKGRNVWLCFGYMIASGRSEALALHDADVITYEREMLARLLYPVADPTFNYKFCKGYYYRSDGKKLNGRVTRLMVTPLIRSLKKVFPANDYLDFLDHFRYILAGEFSMRADIMKTVRIPSDWGLEVGILSEVQRNNAINRICQVEIADAYDHKHQEESNNDPTRGLSKMSFDIARSIFAKLATQGSVFSKGTVRTVKAVYLRMALDMVEQYAADASINGLSMDRHKEEQSVDMFAQNIYRAGIDFLDNPDLVPFIPSWKRVIDAIPDVLDQFNEIVELDNSEV
- a CDS encoding HAD family hydrolase: MTLAYLDHLEPFLKQIEPMELIPTGAVPSFKRDESIKAVIFDIYGTLIISASGDIMQAGYDASMFRRSLDASGFEILVPDSGLMTIHMLFEEEVIQGKEDAKASGIPFPELNIVEIWRKTLTRAEDRGLIKGIDNADLKLFTFIFELSSNQVWPMPKMTETIDALKAKGYPLGIVSNAQFYTPVMMNYFFSGKIHGEEFLDGFERDLSVFSYKMLKGKPDTAVYEALVEPLAKRGLKPSDVLYVGNDMLKDMYASQQVGFKTCFYAGDMRAYRLRKDHPHASKTKPDYVITELSQLLEIV
- a CDS encoding multidrug effflux MFS transporter, whose amino-acid sequence is MDVQKNSRLYLLLVMGMLSAFGPFVTDFYLPGFPSITDYFKTSASMVQLSLTSSMLGLGLGQLFVGPLSDKYGRKPAILGSLVLFLLSTVACIFSPTIELFIVFRFIQGIAGSGGVVVSKSVAADLYKGKDLTAFFSMLMVVNGLGPIAAPVFGGITIKFTNWQGIFVVLLALGVILLISNLYLKESLLPEKRAKGNIFATFRNFGPILRNKQFMLYVLSQTTAVGFLFGYIASSPFIFQNHYQLGPIGYALCFAVNSLGVMLGSRIATFFRLQKSLIIGGISLFVLGCLLATILFLEGGLIVFELAIFAQMTALGIILPTTSSLALDIERKNSGAASAILGFLPFLSGSIVSPLVGLGNILTSTALVIFVSCLLSLVFTMVAIRNSRANEV
- a CDS encoding DMT family transporter, whose protein sequence is MNQDKLKGHAAMIAANIAWGLMAPLSKLAMGNPAINPWMLVSFRVIGAAVAFWIASLFVKRERVPLADLKLLAIAALLGIILNQGVFIFGVSLTSPINASIVTTTLPIVTMIIAAIYLKEPITWTKFTGIVVGASGALLLILSSTAAGGAVNATQSLMGIGLCLFSQVSYASYFVLFKNSVSKYHPITQMKWMFLFAAMIYLPFNFNQLTATDFSAVPTSILGDIAFVVFGATFFSYLMIPIGQKFLRPTVATMYNNVQPVVASFAAVFWQLDTFGWRKGLAIVLVFVGVYIVTQSKARDNSAETEDNSELKPELSPVRNRKA